One region of Syntrophobacter fumaroxidans MPOB genomic DNA includes:
- a CDS encoding bifunctional riboflavin kinase/FAD synthetase — protein MEIFRGLENIRQSLNNPAITIGNFDGVHRGHQALFDRVKEWAKRLGGKSVVMTFDPHPVEVLFPNKNLQFITSQERKLELISASGIDAAIVVPFSREFSRISARGFVEDLLVGRIGIKALVVGHDYRFGYSREGDIVLLKELGREFGFEVETLSGVRLDDTVVSSTVIRQLILKGEMKRANRLLGRCYEIDGIVEVGRQRGGRLLGFPTANIRMSSQAPPRTGVYIVEVEVNGTRYRGAANLGYNPTFGDTDLSLEVHIFDFSRNIYGESIKVWFLDRIRDERRFAGPQELADQIKLDVARAREFFADRKAE, from the coding sequence ATGGAAATCTTTCGCGGATTGGAGAATATCCGCCAATCCCTCAACAACCCCGCTATCACCATCGGCAATTTCGACGGCGTGCACCGAGGCCACCAGGCCCTCTTCGACAGAGTCAAGGAATGGGCGAAACGACTGGGCGGGAAGTCGGTCGTCATGACTTTCGATCCGCATCCCGTCGAAGTCCTGTTCCCCAACAAGAACCTTCAATTCATCACGTCCCAGGAACGAAAGCTGGAGCTCATTTCGGCGTCCGGCATCGATGCCGCCATCGTCGTTCCCTTCAGCAGGGAGTTCTCCCGGATTTCGGCGCGGGGATTTGTGGAAGACCTGCTGGTCGGCCGGATCGGGATAAAGGCCCTCGTCGTCGGCCACGATTACCGGTTCGGATACAGCCGTGAAGGCGATATCGTTCTGCTCAAGGAACTGGGCAGGGAATTCGGATTCGAAGTCGAGACGCTGTCGGGGGTGCGCCTGGACGACACCGTCGTGAGCAGCACGGTGATCCGTCAGCTCATCCTCAAAGGGGAGATGAAGCGGGCCAACCGCCTCCTGGGGCGTTGCTATGAAATCGACGGCATCGTGGAAGTCGGCCGCCAGCGGGGAGGCCGGCTGCTCGGGTTTCCCACCGCCAACATCCGCATGTCCAGCCAGGCCCCGCCGCGAACGGGCGTCTATATCGTCGAAGTCGAAGTCAACGGCACCCGCTACCGCGGCGCCGCCAACCTCGGCTACAATCCCACCTTCGGCGATACGGACCTGTCCCTGGAGGTGCACATCTTCGACTTCAGCCGCAACATTTACGGAGAATCCATCAAGGTCTGGTTCCTGGACCGGATCCGCGATGAAAGACGATTCGCCGGACCGCAGGAACTGGCCGACCAGATCAAGCTGGACGTCGCCAGGGCAAGGGAATTCTTCGCCGACAGAAAAGCGGAATGA
- the hflX gene encoding GTPase HflX, whose amino-acid sequence MISPELARDLARLSFECGRRLGLLIGRDGTVEMVLVGGPRSLFIPDLPKSRGGRWRLRGLRLVHTHLQAEGLSQDDLMDLVFLRLDCVAGIRVDPNGGATLLDVAHILPGAGHDRGWEVLPPLWCYDPDLDFQELVKSLEDELDRNRLAIPATTRQDRAILVSVTEKDRETARRSMEELVELARTSGIVVADTIVQRLRSVNPKYLIGKGKLSEIVLRALQCGVDLLIFDRELNPSQVRSLTDTTELRVIDRTQLILDIFAQRAQSREGKIQVETAQLKYLLPRLGVKDDALSRLTGGIGARGPGETTLEINRRRIKDRIAHLDDQLRGVRRNRDQRRARRLRKDIPTVSIVGYTNAGKSTLLNTLTHSGVFVEDKLFATLDPTSRRLRFPRDFEVIVTDTVGFIRDLPQDLLDAFAATLEELDDADLLLHVVDISNPHFEEQMEAVDRILGKLELQAKPTVLVFNKIDRVDPEWARRKVRRHGGVAISALSTGTVDPLIAAMQDQVEALMEEGFYAAARQPEPEIAEEPDESAWEL is encoded by the coding sequence GTGATCTCTCCCGAATTGGCCCGCGATCTTGCCCGCCTCTCCTTTGAATGCGGGCGCCGGCTCGGGCTTCTCATCGGCCGCGACGGCACGGTGGAAATGGTGCTGGTGGGGGGCCCCCGCTCGCTCTTTATCCCCGATCTGCCGAAGAGCCGCGGCGGGCGGTGGCGTTTGCGCGGGCTGCGGCTGGTCCATACGCATCTGCAGGCCGAAGGCCTCTCGCAAGACGATCTCATGGACCTGGTGTTCCTGCGCCTCGACTGTGTGGCGGGAATCCGGGTCGATCCCAACGGCGGCGCCACGCTGCTCGACGTGGCCCATATCCTTCCTGGGGCCGGCCACGATCGCGGATGGGAAGTGCTTCCGCCCCTGTGGTGCTACGATCCCGACCTGGACTTTCAGGAGCTGGTGAAGTCCCTGGAAGATGAGCTCGACCGGAATCGGCTCGCCATTCCGGCCACCACCCGGCAGGACCGGGCGATCCTGGTGAGCGTCACGGAAAAGGACCGGGAGACCGCCCGCCGGTCCATGGAAGAGCTGGTCGAGCTGGCCCGCACCAGCGGGATCGTGGTCGCGGACACCATCGTGCAGCGCCTGCGCTCCGTCAATCCGAAGTATCTCATCGGGAAAGGCAAGCTCAGCGAAATCGTGCTCCGGGCGTTGCAGTGCGGAGTGGATCTCCTCATTTTCGACCGGGAGCTGAACCCGTCCCAGGTGAGATCCCTCACAGACACCACCGAGCTGCGGGTGATCGACCGCACCCAGCTCATCCTGGACATTTTCGCCCAGCGCGCCCAGAGCCGCGAAGGGAAGATTCAGGTCGAGACGGCGCAGCTCAAGTATCTGCTGCCCCGCCTGGGGGTCAAGGACGACGCGCTTTCCAGGCTGACCGGGGGAATCGGGGCCAGAGGCCCCGGGGAAACGACGCTCGAAATCAACCGGCGGCGCATCAAGGACCGGATCGCCCACCTCGACGACCAGCTCCGGGGGGTGAGGCGCAACCGCGATCAGCGCAGGGCCAGGCGGCTGCGCAAGGACATCCCCACCGTTTCCATCGTGGGCTACACCAACGCCGGCAAGTCCACCCTGCTCAACACCCTGACGCACAGCGGCGTGTTCGTGGAAGACAAGCTCTTCGCCACCCTCGACCCCACCAGCAGGAGGCTGCGGTTTCCGCGGGATTTCGAAGTGATCGTGACCGACACCGTCGGGTTCATCCGCGACCTTCCCCAGGACCTCCTCGACGCCTTCGCGGCGACTCTAGAGGAACTGGACGACGCTGATCTGCTGTTGCACGTGGTGGACATCAGCAATCCGCACTTCGAGGAACAGATGGAAGCGGTGGACCGCATCCTCGGGAAGCTCGAGCTGCAGGCCAAGCCCACCGTCCTGGTCTTCAACAAGATTGACCGGGTGGACCCGGAATGGGCGCGCCGGAAGGTCCGGCGTCACGGCGGCGTGGCCATATCCGCCCTGTCGACGGGCACCGTCGATCCGCTCATCGCGGCCATGCAGGACCAGGTGGAGGCACTGATGGAGGAGGGTTTCTATGCGGCGGCGCGCCAGCCGGAGCCCGAAATTGCCGAAGAGCCCGACGAGAGCGCCTGGGAACTCTAG